In Triticum urartu cultivar G1812 chromosome 6, Tu2.1, whole genome shotgun sequence, the following proteins share a genomic window:
- the LOC125513939 gene encoding putative FBD-associated F-box protein At5g56440 translates to MDAAGGGGGGGGFANYAEIAAHFNNLTLAVLSAQDRIDSIVPYLISLLPVPFVPAPDADDSSNSDDDHFSLTSSDSEDDVADDRPAAVPAAQDDDGQDHISRLPDDLLSNIISRLPTNESARTMVLSTRWRGVWAATPLLVDDAHLRAADGLCELRSVSRCVAAHPGPVLAARVTRLSFDQHEYALQQLIANLAARNIQDLILFNRPWPLDLPLPDDILSCASLTRLYIGLWRWRFPDTTANSPAFPNLQELGLFHSIIEDREVDALLAHCPKLKILSFAMAYNFPSCLRIRSRSLRIVVEWLCSFDEVIVEDAPCLERLLFESFSDRRPVKIVHAPRLEVLGFLDLQLHALEIGGIVIRAGMNVRASAMLPSLKILAVKVRFSHATEAKMLHTLLRCFPRLQTLHVMFQSIGSRSPDSVDRADFWQPMGTCDCLESHLETLVLHGFQGLECEQLFVSYILEKGKVLKTLSVVCVDSEDVGVEEGPVSDSADESNVSSGGRSSSDDVVMEGGLMSGFVDEGDISSGGSSGSDGVVMEGGPMSGSIGEGNAPSGGSSGNDMIYFCPAASRWSFQNAIDLSVEDPFYVLLRQARITYVAVE, encoded by the exons ATGGACGCCGccggagggggaggaggaggaggaggatttGCGAACTACGCCGAAATCGCGGCGCACTTCAACAATCTGACACTGGCGGTCCTGTCCGCGCAGGACCGCATCGATTCCATCGTCCCCTACCTCATCTCCCTCCTGCCCGTACCCTTCGTCCCCGCGCCCGACGCCGACGACTCCTCCAACTCCGACGACGACCACTTCTCCCTCACCTCCTCCGACTCCGAGGACGACGTCGCCGACGACCGACCCGCTGCCGTTCCGGCGGCGCAGGACGATGACGGCCAGGACCACATCAGCCGCCTCCCGGACGACCTGCTCTCCAACATCATCTCCCGCCTCCCCACCAACGAATCCGCGCGCACCATGGTCCTCTCCACCCGCTGGCGCGGCGTCTGGGCGGCGACCCCGCTCCTCGTCGACGACGCTCACCTCAGGGCCGCCGACGGGCTCTGCGAGCTCCGCTCCGTCTCGCGCTGCGTGGCCGCTCACCCGGGCCCCGTCCTCGCCGCGCGCGTCACCCGCCTCTCCTTCGACCAGCACGAGTACGCGCTTCAGCAACTGATTGCCAACCTTGCCGCGAGGAACATCCAGGACCTCATCCTCTTCAACCGCCCCTGGCCGCTCGACCTGCCGCTCCCCGACGATATCCTCAGCTGCGCCTCCCTCACCCGCCTCTACATCGGTCTCTGGCGATGGCGCTTCCCAGACACGACCGCCAACTCGCCTGCCTTCCCCAACCTTCAGGAGCTCGGCCTTTTCCACTCCATCATCGAGGACAGGGAAGTCGATGCCTTGCTCGCGCATTGCCCCAAGCTGAAGATCCTCTCCTTTGCCATGGCGTACAACTTCCCTTCTTGCCTCCGCATCAGGTCCCGCAGCCTCCGTATCGTGGTCGAATGGCTATGCAGCTTCGACGAAGTCATCGTCGAGGATGCACCCTGCCTGGAGCGCCTGTTGTTCGAAAGCTTTTCCGACCGGAGGCCCGTCAAGATTGTCCACGCACCCAGGCTGGAGGTTCTCGGTTTCTTAGACCTCCAGCTCCATGCGCTCGAGATTGGCGGCATTGTCATCAGG GCTGGGATGAATGTGAGAGCTAGCGCCATGCTGCCAAGTTTGAAGATACTGGCTGTGAAGGTGCGGTTTTCGCATGCCACGGAGGCTAAGATGCTGCACACCCTACTCAGATGCTTTCCTCGCCTTCAGACGCTTCACGTCATG TTCCAGTCCATTGGATCCAGGTCACCTGATAGTGTTGATCGTGCTGACTTCTGGCAGCCCATGGGCACATGCGATTGCCTTGAATCTCATCTGGAGACGCTTGTCCTCCACGGCTTCCAGGGCCTTGAATGTGAGCAGCTGTTCGTCAGTTACATACTTGAGAAGGGGAAGGTGCTTAAGACCCTGAGCGTTGTTTGTGTTGACAGTGAGGATGTAGGAGTAGAGGAAGGCCCTGTCTCAGATTCTGCTGATGAGAGCAATGTGTCATCTGGCGGAAGAAGTAGCAGTGATGATGTGGTAATGGAGGGAGGCCTGATGTCAGGTTTTGTTGATGAGGGCGATATATCATCAGGCGGAAGCAGTGGCAGTGATGGTGTGGTAATGGAGGGAGGTCCGATGTCAGGTTCCATTGGTGAGGGCAATGCGCCATCAGGTGGAAGCAGTGGCAATGATATGATTTATTTTTGTCCGGCCGCCTCTCGCTGGAGCTTTCAGAACGCCATTGACTTGTCAGTGGAGGATCCTTTCTATGTGTTGTTGAGGCAGGCCCGGATCACTTATGTTGCTGTGGAATGA
- the LOC125513940 gene encoding AP-4 complex subunit sigma — protein sequence MGIRFVLLVNKQGQTRLAQYYEHLSLDERRALEGEIVRKCLARTDQQCSFVEHRNYKVVYRRYASLFFLVGVDNDENELAILEFIHLLVETMDRHFGNVCELDIMFHLEKVHFMLEEMVMNGCIVETSKQNILAPIQLMEKTS from the exons ATGGGGATCCGGTTCGTGCTGCTGGTGAACAAGCAGGGGCAGACGCGGCTGGCGCAGTACTACGAGCACCTCTCCCTCGACGAGCGCCGCGCCCTCGAGGGCGAGATCGTCCGCAAGTGCCTCGCCCGCACCGACCAGCAG TGCTCATTCGTGGAGCACCGGAACTACAAGGTCGTCTACCGGCGCTACGCCTccctcttcttcctcgtcggCGTCGACAACGATGAG AATGAGTTAGCCATCCTCGAATTCATACATCTTCTGGTGGAAACCATGGACCGCCACTTTGGCAACGTG TGTGAGCTTGACATCATGTTCCATCTGGAGAAAGTCCACTTCATGCTCGAAGAGATGGTGATGAATGGCTGCATCGTGGAGACGAGCAAACAGAACATATTGGCGCCCATCCAGCTTATGGAGAAAACCTCGTAA